Proteins encoded in a region of the Microtus ochrogaster isolate Prairie Vole_2 chromosome 19, MicOch1.0, whole genome shotgun sequence genome:
- the F2rl1 gene encoding proteinase-activated receptor 2 isoform X1 translates to MRRLSLAWLLGGVTLLAASVSCNRTFQERLAPIRPNSKGRSLIGRLNTPPPDSGKGVTVVEPGFSIDDFSTSILTGKLTSVFLPVIYTIVFVIGLPSNGMALWVFLFRTKKKHPAVIYMANLALADLLSVIWFPLKIAYHLHGNNWTYGDALCKVLIGFFYGNMYCSILFMTCLSVQRYWVIVNPMGHSRKRANIAVGLSLAIWLLIFLVTIPLYVMDQTVYIPALNVTTCHDVLPEEVLVGDMFNYFLSLAIGVFLFPALLTASAYVLMIKTLRSSAMDEHSEKKRRRAVRLIITVLAMYFICFAPSNLLLVVHYFLIKSRGQSHVYALYLVALCLSTLNSCIDPFVYYFVSQDFRDQAKNALLCRSVRTVNRMQVSLTSSKFSRKSSSYASSSTSVKTSY, encoded by the exons ATGCGAAGGCTAAGCCTGGCGTGGCTTCTGGGAGGCGTCACCCTTCTGGCGGCCTCGGTCTCCTGCAACCGGACCTTCCAAG AGCGTCTAGCCCCTATCC GACCCAACAGTAAAGGAAGAAGTTTAATCGGCAGATTGAACACCCCCCCTCCAGACTCTGGGAAAGGGGTTACAGTAGTAGAACCCGGCTTTTCCATCGATGATTTCTCTACATCCATCCTCACTGGGAAGCTGACTAGTGTCTTTCTTCCGGTCATCTACACCATTGTATTTGTGATTGGTTTGCCCAGCAATGGCATGGCCCTCTGGGTCTTCCTTTTCCGGACCAAGAAGAAACACCCTGCTGTGATTTACATGGCCAATCTGGCCCTGGCCGACCTCCTCTCTGTTATCTGGTTCCCCCTGAAGATTGCCTACCACCTGCATGGCAACAACTGGACCTATGGGGATGCCCTTTGCAAGGTGCTGATTGGCTTTTTCTATGGCAACATGTACTGCTCCATCCTCTTCATGACCTGCCTCAGCGTGCAGAGGTACTGGGTGATCGTGAACCCCATGGGACACTCCAGGAAGAGGGCAAACATTGCCGTTGGTCTCTCCCTGGCGATCTGGCTCCTGATCTTTCTGGTCACCATCCCCTTGTATGTCATGGACCAGACCGTCTATATTCCAGCCCTGAACGTCACCACCTGCCATGATGTGCTACCTGAGGAGGTATTGGTGGGGGACATGTTCAATTACTTCCTCTCCTTGGCCATTGGAGTCTTTCTGTTCCCAGCCTTACTTACTGCCTCTGCGTACGTACTCATGATCAAAACCCTCCGTTCTTCCGCCATGGATGAGCACTCAGAGAAGAAAAGGCGGAGGGCTGTCCGACTCATCATCACCGTCCTGGCCATGTACTTCATCTGCTTCGCTCCTAGCAACCTCCTGCTGGTCGTGCactattttctcattaaaagtCGGGGCCAGAGCCACGTCTATGCCCTCTACCTGGTCGCCCTCTGCCTGTCGACCCTCAACAGCTGCATCGACCCCTTTGTCTACTACTTTGTTTCCCAAGACTTCAGGGATCAGGCTAAAAATGCGCTCCTCTGTCGAAGCGTCCGCACCGTCAACCGCATGCAAGTCTCCCTCACCTCCAGCAAGTTCTCCAGGAAATCCAGCTCTTACGCTTCTAGTTCAACCAGCGTTAAAACCTCCTATTGA
- the F2rl1 gene encoding proteinase-activated receptor 2 isoform X2 — translation MRRLSLAWLLGGVTLLAASVSCNRTFQGPNSKGRSLIGRLNTPPPDSGKGVTVVEPGFSIDDFSTSILTGKLTSVFLPVIYTIVFVIGLPSNGMALWVFLFRTKKKHPAVIYMANLALADLLSVIWFPLKIAYHLHGNNWTYGDALCKVLIGFFYGNMYCSILFMTCLSVQRYWVIVNPMGHSRKRANIAVGLSLAIWLLIFLVTIPLYVMDQTVYIPALNVTTCHDVLPEEVLVGDMFNYFLSLAIGVFLFPALLTASAYVLMIKTLRSSAMDEHSEKKRRRAVRLIITVLAMYFICFAPSNLLLVVHYFLIKSRGQSHVYALYLVALCLSTLNSCIDPFVYYFVSQDFRDQAKNALLCRSVRTVNRMQVSLTSSKFSRKSSSYASSSTSVKTSY, via the exons ATGCGAAGGCTAAGCCTGGCGTGGCTTCTGGGAGGCGTCACCCTTCTGGCGGCCTCGGTCTCCTGCAACCGGACCTTCCAAG GACCCAACAGTAAAGGAAGAAGTTTAATCGGCAGATTGAACACCCCCCCTCCAGACTCTGGGAAAGGGGTTACAGTAGTAGAACCCGGCTTTTCCATCGATGATTTCTCTACATCCATCCTCACTGGGAAGCTGACTAGTGTCTTTCTTCCGGTCATCTACACCATTGTATTTGTGATTGGTTTGCCCAGCAATGGCATGGCCCTCTGGGTCTTCCTTTTCCGGACCAAGAAGAAACACCCTGCTGTGATTTACATGGCCAATCTGGCCCTGGCCGACCTCCTCTCTGTTATCTGGTTCCCCCTGAAGATTGCCTACCACCTGCATGGCAACAACTGGACCTATGGGGATGCCCTTTGCAAGGTGCTGATTGGCTTTTTCTATGGCAACATGTACTGCTCCATCCTCTTCATGACCTGCCTCAGCGTGCAGAGGTACTGGGTGATCGTGAACCCCATGGGACACTCCAGGAAGAGGGCAAACATTGCCGTTGGTCTCTCCCTGGCGATCTGGCTCCTGATCTTTCTGGTCACCATCCCCTTGTATGTCATGGACCAGACCGTCTATATTCCAGCCCTGAACGTCACCACCTGCCATGATGTGCTACCTGAGGAGGTATTGGTGGGGGACATGTTCAATTACTTCCTCTCCTTGGCCATTGGAGTCTTTCTGTTCCCAGCCTTACTTACTGCCTCTGCGTACGTACTCATGATCAAAACCCTCCGTTCTTCCGCCATGGATGAGCACTCAGAGAAGAAAAGGCGGAGGGCTGTCCGACTCATCATCACCGTCCTGGCCATGTACTTCATCTGCTTCGCTCCTAGCAACCTCCTGCTGGTCGTGCactattttctcattaaaagtCGGGGCCAGAGCCACGTCTATGCCCTCTACCTGGTCGCCCTCTGCCTGTCGACCCTCAACAGCTGCATCGACCCCTTTGTCTACTACTTTGTTTCCCAAGACTTCAGGGATCAGGCTAAAAATGCGCTCCTCTGTCGAAGCGTCCGCACCGTCAACCGCATGCAAGTCTCCCTCACCTCCAGCAAGTTCTCCAGGAAATCCAGCTCTTACGCTTCTAGTTCAACCAGCGTTAAAACCTCCTATTGA